One stretch of Malus domestica chromosome 14, GDT2T_hap1 DNA includes these proteins:
- the LOC103415299 gene encoding transcription termination factor MTERF15, mitochondrial gives MAIRVLTRTTVTRFTSILTAKQIPNFPNQKSQSFSTNPAKPRFTHQSQYRKQISLATLLQRYGFPSSLLHNFLSKHQFLLNSNLQELEKSLAILLSFKIPQKSLVSLICDCPGVLDFQFLKKWEKGFSNLGILSASPLMVRSVLEQSKRFQIDPDGVFRSVEVLRGLGFMDGTVIKVLEGFPGVILMNGREIQRRIEFLEGIGILRDEINWVLKYFPGVIGFGVEDRLKPLLCEFKGFGFSEDVIRTEIMKEPRILGMELGEFSQCVEFLRTLKCRVPIKEKIFSEGEFRAGFEVKLRVDCLCGYGLIRREAFEVLWKEPRSIIFKVGEIERKIEFLIQRMKFSTRCLVEVPQYLGVNFEKQIIPRYNVIEYLRSKGGLGYEVGLRGLIRPSRLRFYNLYVKPYPDCEKMFGRFSGDVKVQSRHPAGLWKLFKPQKYPESKEDVTNTKLFMKSLG, from the coding sequence ATGGCCATTAGGGTTCTAACGAGAACCACAGTTACACGCTTCACAAGCATTTTAACCGCCAAGCAAATCCCAAATTTCCCAAACCAAAAGTCCCAATCTTTTTCCACAAACCCAGCAAAACCCAGATTTACCCACCAATCCCAGTACCGGAAACAGATTTCCCTCGCCACTCTGCTCCAAAGGTACGGCTTCCCATCTTCTCTGCTCCACAATTTCCTCTCAAAGCAtcaatttttattgaattcCAACTTACAGGAATTAGAGAAGTCTCTGGCTATACTTTTATCCTTCAAAATCCCTCAGAAATCCCTTGTTTCTTTGATTTGTGACTGCCCTGGGGTTTTGGATTTTCAGTTTCTGAAGAAATGGGAAAAGGGTTTTTCAAATTTGGGGATTTTGAGTGCTTCCCCATTGATGGTTAGGAGTGTTTTGGAACAATCTAAGAGGTTTCAGATTGACCCAGATGGGGTTTTTAGGAGTGTGGAGGTTttgaggggtttagggtttatggaTGGCACGGTTATTAAGGTTTTAGAGGGGTTTCCAGGAGTGATTTTGATGAATGGGAGGGAGATTCAACGGAGAATCGAATTCTTGGAGGGAATTGGAATTTTGAGGGATGAAATTAATTGGGTTCTAAAATATTTTCCTGGGGTTATAGGATTTGGGGTTGAAGATAGGCTGAAGCCATTGCTGTGTGAGTTTAAAGGTTTCGGTTTTAGCGAGGATGTGATTAGGACAGAGATAATGAAAGAGCCGCGAATTCTTGGCATGGAATTGGGCGAATTTTCGCAGTGTGTGGAATTCTTGAGGACTTTGAAGTGTAGGGTACCAATCAAGGAGAAGATTTTCAGTGAGGGAGAATTTAGAGCTGGGTTTGAAGTGAAGTTGAGAGTTGACTGCTTGTGCGGATACGGGTTGATTCGTAGAGAGGCTTTTGAGGTGTTGTGGAAGGAACCGAGGTCAATTATATTTAAGGTGGGGGAAATTGAGAGGAAGATTGAGTTTTTAATACAAAGGATGAAATTCAGTACCCGTTGTTTGGTTGAAGTTCCACAGTATTTGGGTGTGAATTTTGAGAAGCAGATCATTCCTCGGTACAATGTGATCGAGTATTTGAGATCTAAAGGCGGGCTTGGTTATGAGGTGGGGTTAAGGGGTTTGATCAGGCCTAGCAGGCTTAGATTCTATAACCTGTACGTCAAGCCATATCCGGACTGTGAAAAAATGTTTGGGAGATTTTCAGGAGATGTTAAAGTTCAAAGCCGACATCCTGCTGGACTATGGAAGCTTTTCAAGCCACAAAAGTATCCAGAATCCAAGGAAGATGTGACGAACACAAAGCTATTTATGAAATCTCTGGGTTAG
- the LOC103455440 gene encoding cytochrome P450 78A5, which yields MSMESNPLFNPPTGFSSVLSLELFICLFLFIFVFGFWLSPGGLAWALSKFKAQIPSKTAIPGPSGFPILGLVLSFTGSLTHRVLAKLAETSKAKPLMAFSVGFTRFVISSHPNTAKELLNSSAFADRPIKESAYELLFHKAMGFAPFGEYWRNLRRISSTHLFNPKRIASFGLFRESIGCKMVEEMKGLMERSGEVEVRKVLHFGSLNNVMMSVFGRSYEFGGELGCGNGEGFELEGLVSEGYELLGIFNWSDHFPLLGFLDLQGVRRRCKKLVAKVNAFVGKIIEEHRVKRDENNGVLVTDHESGDFVDVLLDLEENKLSDSDMIAVLWEMIFRGTDTVAILLEWILARMILHPDIQAQAQSEIDAVVGTPTRSVSDSDLPKLPYLRAIVKETLRMHPPGPLLSWARLAIHDTHIGHHFIPAGTTAMVNMFAITHDEKIWSNPNEFKPERFINEDVPIMGSDLRLAPFGSGRRVCPGKAMGLATVELWLGQLLQSFKWVPCDGQSGVDLSETLKLSLEMKNSLVCKAVPRVVI from the exons ATGTCCATGGAATCCAACCCTCTTTTCAATCCACCAACTGGGTTTTCatcagttttgagcttggaattgTTCATCTGTCTCTTCCTTTTCATCTTTGTTTTCGGCTTTTGGCTCTCACCCGGTGGCCTTGCTTGGGCTTTGTCCAAATTTAAAGCTCAAATTCCTTCGAAAACCGCCATTCCAGGTCCTTCCGGCTTTCCTATTCTTGGTTTGGTCTTGTCCTTCACTGGTTCTCTCACTCACAGAGTTCTAGCCAAGCTTGCTGAGACCTCAAAGGCCAAACCTCTAATGGCGTTCTCAGTAGGGTTTACTCGTTTTGTCATCTCCAGCCACCCCAATACTGCAAAAGAGCTCTTGAACAGCTCGGCCTTTGCTGACCGACCCATCAAAGAATCGGCTTACGAGCTTTTGTTCCACAAAGCAATGGGGTTTGCCCCTTTTGGTGAGTATTGGAGGAACTTGAGGAGAATATCCTCCACCCATTTGTTCAACCCGAAGCGTATTGCTAGTTTCGGGTTGTTCCGAGAGAGTATCGGGTGCAAAATGGTGGAGGAGATGAAGGGTTTGATGGAGAGAAGTGGTGAGGTGGAGGTTAGGAAAGTCTTGCATTTTGGATCTTTGAACAATGTGATGATGAGTGTGTTTGGGAGGAGCTATGAGTTTGGTGGAGAATTAGGGTGTGGAAATGGTGAGGGTTTTGAGCTTGAGGGGTTGGTGAGTGAAGGGTATGAGTTGCTGGGGATTTTCAATTGGAGTGATCACTTTCCTCTTTTGGGGTTTTTGGACTTGCAAGGTGTGAGGAGGAGGTGTAAGAAATTGGTGGCAAAGGTGAATGCTTTTGTTGGGAAAATCATAGAGGAGCATAGAGTGAAAAGGGATGAAAATAATGGAGTTTTGGTTACTGATCATGAAAGTGGTGATTTTGTTGATGTGCTTCTTGATTTGGAGGAGAACAAACTCAGTGACTCTGATATGATTGCAGTTCTGTGG GAAATGATCTTCAGAGGGACTGATACAGTGGCAATACTCCTAGAGTGGATCTTAGCAAGAATGATTCTCCACCCAGATATCCAAGCCCAGGCGCAATCGGAGATCGACGCCGTTGTAGGCACTCCGACACGATCCGTATCCGATTCCGACCTCCCCAAGCTTCCTTACCTCCGTGCCATAGTCAAGGAAACCCTAAGAATGCATCCACCAGGACCCCTCTTGTCCTGGGCCAGGCTTGCCATCCATGACACTCACATCGGCCACCACTTCATCCCCGCCGGCACCACCGCTATGGTCAACATGTTTGCAATCACACACGATGAGAAAATCTGGTCAAACCCTAATGAGTTCAAACCAGAAAGATTTATAAATGAAGATGTTCCAATTATGGGGTCTGATTTAAGGTTGGCTCCTTTTGGTTCTGGAAGAAGAGTTTGTCCTGGTAAAGCCATGGGATTGGCAACTGTTGAGCTTTGGCTTGGTCAGTTGCTCCAAAGCTTCAAGTGGGTCCCTTGTGATGGACAGTCAGGTGTGGATTTGTCTGAGACCTTGAAGCTTTCTCTGGAAATGAAGAACTCTCTTGTCTGCAAGGCTGTTCCTAGGGTTGTGATTTGA
- the LOC103455442 gene encoding RHOMBOID-like protein 12, mitochondrial isoform X1: MQRFLSLKLASSNLPRNLPTSVTSTATTSPIFHSQCHKTFSLAKPPITQNLNHFFSSFPALPLRHHPHPWRSQHTLAQKILGFVSNPSLRNQSFLGFSNTLLRASSKSLSDCRVGFLRAQLPKRSFKFNQITSHRSPWRSWFGRLSNNEVVLGLILANVAVFLLWRIADRSFMMNNFTISLHNFASGRLHTLITSAFSHIDAGHIFSNMIGLYFFGMNIGRVFGPEFLLKLYLAGAVGGSVFFLVHKAFLASSSQGRKPWNTEAAKIPGLGASGAVNAIMLLDIFLFPKATLYLEFIIPVPAILLGIFLIGKDVLRIIESTFSGSIMLLWQGDRHISGAAHLGGAAVAAIAWARLRKGRF, translated from the exons ATGCAGAGGTTCCTTTCTCTGAAACTAGCCTCCTCAAACCTCCCCAGAAACCTCCCAACCTCCGTCACATCCACCGCCACCACCTCCCCAATCTTCCACTCCCAATGTCACAAAACGTTTTCTCTCGCCAAACCGCCCATAACCCAGAACCTAAACCACTTCTTCAGCTCCTTTCCTGCACTCCCGCTTCGCCACCACCCTCATCCATGGCGGTCGCAGCACACTCTCGCGCAAAAAATTCTTGGGTTTGTCTCCAACCCATCACTCAGAAACCAATCCTTTCTGGGTTTCTCGAATACCCTTCTGAGAGCTTCAAGCAAAAGCCTTTCGGACTGCAGAGTCGGATTCCTCAGAGCCCAACTTCCCAAACGGAGCTTTAAGTTCAACCAGATCACTTCTCATCGGAGTCCATG GAGGTCGTGGTTCGGGAGGTTATCGAATAATGAAGTGGTTTTGGGATTGATTCTAGCAAATGTTGCTGTTTTTCTTTTATGGAGGATTGCAGATCGTAGCTTCATGATGAATAATTTTACC ATTTCATTACACAATTTTGCAAGTGGACGGCTGCACACGTTGATAACTTCTGCATTCAGTCATATTGATGCTGGGCATATCTTTTCTAACATGATCGGACTATATTTTTTTGGGATGAAT ATTGGAAGAGTTTTTGGGCCTGAGTTTTTGCTGAAGTTGTATCTAGCCGGGGCAGTTGGTGGCTCAGTCTTTTTCTTGGTCCACAAAGCCTTCCTGGCCTCATCATCGCAG GGCCGAAAGCCTTGGAACACGGAGGCGGCAAAGATACCAGGACTG GGGGCAAGCGGAGCTGTTAATGCTATCATGTTGCTCGATATATTTCTCTTCCCAAAAGCAACACTCTACTTAGAATTCATCATACCAGTTCCTGCCATCCTGCTG GGTATCTTTCTAATTGGGAAAGACGTCTTGAGGATAATAGAG AGTACATTTAGTGGTAGCATTATGCTCTTATGGCAGGGAGACAGACATATCTCAGGAGCTGCACACTTGGGGGGTGCTGCGGTTGCAGCCATAGCGTGGGCACGGCTTCGGAAGGGGCGTTTCTGA
- the LOC103455565 gene encoding LOW QUALITY PROTEIN: cleavage stimulation factor subunit 50 (The sequence of the model RefSeq protein was modified relative to this genomic sequence to represent the inferred CDS: inserted 2 bases in 1 codon; deleted 2 bases in 1 codon): MYDEVDDRNFYCSWSVMSESQVFSYSGKHVTASKDGVIRLWDGITAKCARSIPAHGTAEATSANFTKDQRFVLSSGKDSTVKLWEVGTGKLIKQYLGATHTQLRCQAVFNDTEEFVLSIDEPTNEIVIWDATTAXKVAKWPSNHIGAFRWLAHLPTEAAFVTCGTDRSIRFWKESLSSL, from the exons ATGTATGATGAAGTTGATGACAGAAATTTCTATTGCTCTTGGTCTGTAATGTCCGAAA GTCAGGTATTCAGCTACAGTGGCAAGCATGTTACAGCTTCTAAAGATGGTGTTATTCGTTTATGGGATGGTATAACTGCCAAGTGTGCACGCTCCATACCCGCACATGGCACAGCAGAGGCAACCAGTGCAAACTTTACTAAGGATCAAAG GTTTGTTCTCTCTTCTGGAAAGGATTCCACCGTGAAACTTTGGGAAGTTGGCACTGGGAAACTGATTAAGCAATATCTAGGAGCTACGCATACTCAACTGCGGTGTCAG GCTGTTTTTAATGATACT GAAGAATTTGTACTGTCCATCGACGAACCAACCAATGAG ATTGTTATCTGGGATGCTACGACAGC CAAAGTGGCAAAGTGGCCTTCCAATCATATTGGTGCTTTCCGTTGGCTTGCGCACTTGCCAACGGAGGCAGCATTTGTTACCTGTGGGACTGACAGATCAATCCGGTTCTGGAAGGAAAGTCTGTCAAGCCTGTAG
- the LOC103455442 gene encoding RHOMBOID-like protein 12, mitochondrial isoform X2, with protein sequence MQRFLSLKLASSNLPRNLPTSVTSTATTSPIFHSQCHKTFSLAKPPITQNLNHFFSSFPALPLRHHPHPWRSQHTLAQKILGFVSNPSLRNQSFLGFSNTLLRASSKSLSDCRVGFLRAQLPKRSFKFNQITSHRSPWRSWFGRLSNNEVVLGLILANVAVFLLWRIADRSFMMNNFTISLHNFASGRLHTLITSAFSHIDAGHIFSNMIGLYFFGMNIGRVFGPEFLLKLYLAGAVGGSVFFLVHKAFLASSSQGRKPWNTEAAKIPGLGASGAVNAIMLLDIFLFPKATLYLEFIIPVPAILLGIFLIGKDVLRIIEGDRHISGAAHLGGAAVAAIAWARLRKGRF encoded by the exons ATGCAGAGGTTCCTTTCTCTGAAACTAGCCTCCTCAAACCTCCCCAGAAACCTCCCAACCTCCGTCACATCCACCGCCACCACCTCCCCAATCTTCCACTCCCAATGTCACAAAACGTTTTCTCTCGCCAAACCGCCCATAACCCAGAACCTAAACCACTTCTTCAGCTCCTTTCCTGCACTCCCGCTTCGCCACCACCCTCATCCATGGCGGTCGCAGCACACTCTCGCGCAAAAAATTCTTGGGTTTGTCTCCAACCCATCACTCAGAAACCAATCCTTTCTGGGTTTCTCGAATACCCTTCTGAGAGCTTCAAGCAAAAGCCTTTCGGACTGCAGAGTCGGATTCCTCAGAGCCCAACTTCCCAAACGGAGCTTTAAGTTCAACCAGATCACTTCTCATCGGAGTCCATG GAGGTCGTGGTTCGGGAGGTTATCGAATAATGAAGTGGTTTTGGGATTGATTCTAGCAAATGTTGCTGTTTTTCTTTTATGGAGGATTGCAGATCGTAGCTTCATGATGAATAATTTTACC ATTTCATTACACAATTTTGCAAGTGGACGGCTGCACACGTTGATAACTTCTGCATTCAGTCATATTGATGCTGGGCATATCTTTTCTAACATGATCGGACTATATTTTTTTGGGATGAAT ATTGGAAGAGTTTTTGGGCCTGAGTTTTTGCTGAAGTTGTATCTAGCCGGGGCAGTTGGTGGCTCAGTCTTTTTCTTGGTCCACAAAGCCTTCCTGGCCTCATCATCGCAG GGCCGAAAGCCTTGGAACACGGAGGCGGCAAAGATACCAGGACTG GGGGCAAGCGGAGCTGTTAATGCTATCATGTTGCTCGATATATTTCTCTTCCCAAAAGCAACACTCTACTTAGAATTCATCATACCAGTTCCTGCCATCCTGCTG GGTATCTTTCTAATTGGGAAAGACGTCTTGAGGATAATAGAG GGAGACAGACATATCTCAGGAGCTGCACACTTGGGGGGTGCTGCGGTTGCAGCCATAGCGTGGGCACGGCTTCGGAAGGGGCGTTTCTGA
- the LOC103455439 gene encoding small ribosomal subunit protein mL104 (rPPR9) translates to MRPLQPLQLRRLLLRYLSTSSSSPSSSQTLQTHIPFLPQNATHFRHSRPAIVTGTSSHFLSLPHFFLSKPFSSSAPPTQDPDQSELAQSFSSELLQDSSSDPLSVTQRLQLSFSHITPTAPLVLNVLNQSPEAGRTVLGFNQWLISNPNFEHTDETLSYFVDYFGRRKDFKATHDVIVSAGGVAGAKTFASAIDRLVRAGRPAQAVSFFEKMEKDYGLKRDKDSLKLVIEKLCENGFASNAEKMVKGLANEFFPDEYMCDLLIKGWCVDGKLEEARRLAGEMYRGGFEIGSTAYNAILDCVSKLCRKKDPFRLHSEVEEILVDMDTHGVPRNVETFNVLISNLCKIRKTEDALNLFERMGEWGCYPNETTFLVLIRSLYQAARIGEGDEMIDRMKSAGFGEALNKKEYYGFLKILCGIERIDHALRVFKKMKEDKCEPGIKTYELLMGKLYAHNRVDRATALFNEAQKRGVPLTQKAYPVDLYFLKKKKELKALKKGAKKEKKRETFPEKMARKKRRLKQIRLSFVKKPKKMQRRAY, encoded by the coding sequence ATGCGGCCTTTACAGCCTCTGCAGCTCCGGCGGCTCCTGCTCCGCTACCTCTCCACCTCCTCTTCATCGCCGTCGTCTTCCCAAACACTCCAAACCCACATTCCATTTCTCCCCCAAAACGCCACCCATTTCCGTCATTCCCGACCCGCCATAGTCACCGGAACAAGTTCCCACTTTCTATCTCTACCccatttctttctctctaaacccttctcttcctCCGCCCCACCGACCCAAGATCCAGATCAGTCCGAATTAGCTCAGTCTTTCTCCTCCGAGCTCCTACAGGATTCTAGCTCCGACCCCCTCTCCGTAACCCAACGCCTCCAATTGAGCTTCTCCCACATCACCCCGACAGCTCCCCTGGTCCTTAACGTACTCAATCAGTCCCCCGAGGCCGGCCGTACGGTTTTAGGGTTTAACCAGTGGCTGATCTCGAACCCTAATTTCGAGCACACGGACGAGACCCTTTCGTATTTTGTGGATTACTTTGGGAGGAGGAAGGATTTCAAGGCGACCCACGATGTGATTGTGAGTGCAGGTGGAGTTGCTGGGGCGAAAACCTTTGCTTCCGCCATTGATAGGCTGGTGAGAGCTGGGAGGCCTGCTCAGGCTGTTTCTTTCTTTGAGAAGATGGAGAAGGATTACGGGTTGAAGCGCGACAAAGATTCGCTGAAATTGGTTATCGAAAAGCTCTGTGAAAACGGTTTTGCGAGCAATGCTGAGAAAATGGTGAAGGGTTTGGCCAATGAGTTTTTCCCTGATGAGTATATGTGTGATTTGCTGATCAAGGGCTGGTGTGTTGATGGGAAGCTCGAGGAGGCCAGGAGATTGGCTGGAGAGATGTATAGAGGAGGGTTTGAGATTGGTTCTACTGCTTACAATGCGATTCTCGATTGCGTTTCCAAGCTTTGTAGGAAGAAGGATCCCTTTCGCCTTCATTCGGAGGTGGAGGAAATCTTGGTGGATATGGACACTCATGGGGTTCCGAGAAATGTGGAGACCTTCAATGTGTTGATTAGTAATTTGTGTAAGATTAGGAAGACAGAGGATGCTCTGAACCTGTTTGAGAGAATGGGTGAGTGGGGGTGTTACCCGAATGAAACTACATTTCTTGTGTTGATCAGGAGCTTGTATCAGGCGGCAAGGATTGGGGAAGGGGATGAAATGATTGATAGGATGAAGTCTGCCGGGTTTGGCGAGGCTCTTAATAAGAAGGAATATTATGGATTCTTAAAGATTTTGTGTGGCATTGAGAGAATCGATCACGCATTACGTGTTTTCAAGAAGATGAAGGAGGATAAATGTGAGCCCGGAATCAAGACTTATGAGCTGTTGATGGGAAAACTGTATGCTCACAACCGCGTCGATAGAGCCACTGCGCTGTTCAATGAGGCTCAAAAGAGAGGGGTGCCTTTGACACAGAAGGCGTATCCGGTGGACCTGTatttcttgaagaagaagaaggagctaAAGGCTTTGAAGAAGGGTgcgaagaaggagaagaagcggGAAACTTTCCCTGAGAAGATGGCAAGGAAGAAGAGACGGTTGAAGCAAATTCGATTGAGTTTCGTAAAGAAGCCGAAGAAAATGCAGCGTCGAGCCTACTGA